The following proteins come from a genomic window of Achromobacter sp. AONIH1:
- a CDS encoding amidohydrolase family protein: MTLKIDMHAHFFPPITRQEAAALDPVDAPWLRRDGDGSTGQIMAGDRPFRPVDATLWDPALRVAQMDRHGVDLQILCATPVMFGYAYPARAAADWAARMNDLALEHCAHAPDRLKALAQVPLQDLDLACREASRTRAAGHLGVQIGNHVGPRDLDDDTLVNFLVHCADEGIPVLVHPWDMMTDGRMKRWMLPWLVAMPAETQLGILSLILSGAFERIPRSLKLCFAHGGGSFAFLLGRVDNAWRHRDIVRQDCPQLPSSYTDRFYVDSAVFDPRSLRLLIDVMGEDRVLLGSDYPYPLGEQEVGRLVSNADLLPAVQQKILSGNTQTFFGLDR; the protein is encoded by the coding sequence AGGAAGCGGCGGCGCTGGACCCGGTCGACGCGCCCTGGCTGCGGCGCGACGGCGACGGCTCGACCGGCCAGATCATGGCCGGCGACCGCCCGTTCCGCCCGGTCGACGCCACGCTGTGGGACCCCGCGCTGCGCGTGGCGCAGATGGACCGCCACGGCGTCGACCTGCAGATCCTGTGCGCCACGCCGGTGATGTTCGGCTATGCCTATCCGGCCCGGGCCGCGGCGGACTGGGCCGCGCGCATGAACGACCTGGCGCTGGAGCACTGCGCCCATGCGCCCGACCGCCTGAAAGCGCTGGCCCAGGTGCCGCTGCAGGACCTGGACCTGGCCTGCCGGGAGGCTTCGCGCACCCGCGCCGCCGGCCACCTGGGCGTGCAGATCGGCAACCATGTCGGCCCGCGCGACCTGGACGACGACACACTGGTGAACTTCCTGGTGCATTGCGCCGACGAGGGCATCCCGGTGCTGGTGCATCCCTGGGACATGATGACCGACGGCCGCATGAAGCGCTGGATGCTGCCCTGGCTGGTGGCCATGCCCGCCGAGACCCAGCTCGGCATCCTGTCGCTGATCCTGTCCGGCGCCTTCGAGCGCATTCCGCGCAGCCTCAAGCTCTGCTTCGCCCATGGCGGCGGCAGCTTCGCCTTCCTGCTGGGCCGGGTCGACAACGCCTGGCGCCACCGCGACATCGTGCGCCAGGACTGCCCCCAGCTGCCTTCGTCCTACACCGACCGCTTCTATGTCGACAGCGCCGTGTTCGATCCGCGTTCGCTGCGCCTCCTGATCGACGTGATGGGCGAGGACCGCGTGCTGCTCGGCTCCGATTACCCCTATCCGCTGGGCGAGCAGGAAGTCGGCCGGCTGGTGTCCAACGCCGACCTGCTGCCCGCCGTGCAGCAGAAGATCCTGTCGGGCAATACGCAAACGTTCTTCGGACTGGACCGCTGA
- a CDS encoding ABC transporter substrate-binding protein gives MKRIYLLAAAAALGLAPGAAAWAEVKIGLLTTLTGPGSVLGQDQLDGFMLAVEQGGGKLGGVPVQVIKEDDQFKPEVGVQAARKLVQSDKVAIITGVVYSNVMLAVARPVTSAGVFLVGSNAGPTNLAGKDCTPFFFSTSWNNTQRHEGSGEMANQMGFKKVYLLAPNYQAGKDAMAGFKRFFKGEVVNEVFTQVNQPDYSVELAALADARPDAAYVFFPGGMGVNFVKQYRQAGLFYKIPLLSVDTIDGATLPALQKDALGAVTNVPYSPDLDNAANKAFAAAFRQKYGREPSSYAAQSWDAAQLIGSALKRTGGKVDDKDALRKALEAADFASVRGEFRYQPNHFPAAGFFRADVAAGADGKVGFVNKGPIFADLSKVSDQYAAQCAMK, from the coding sequence ATGAAACGCATCTATCTGCTGGCCGCCGCCGCGGCCCTGGGACTGGCCCCCGGCGCCGCCGCCTGGGCCGAGGTCAAGATCGGCCTGCTGACCACGCTGACCGGCCCCGGCTCGGTGCTGGGGCAGGACCAGCTGGACGGCTTCATGCTGGCCGTCGAGCAGGGCGGCGGCAAGCTGGGCGGCGTGCCGGTGCAGGTCATCAAGGAAGACGACCAGTTCAAGCCCGAGGTAGGCGTGCAGGCCGCGCGCAAGCTGGTGCAGAGCGACAAGGTCGCCATCATCACGGGCGTGGTGTATTCCAACGTGATGCTGGCCGTGGCGCGGCCGGTGACCAGCGCGGGCGTGTTCCTGGTGGGCTCGAACGCCGGGCCCACCAACCTGGCCGGCAAGGACTGTACGCCGTTCTTCTTCTCGACTTCGTGGAACAACACCCAGCGCCACGAAGGCAGCGGCGAGATGGCCAACCAGATGGGTTTCAAGAAGGTCTACCTGCTGGCGCCCAACTACCAGGCCGGCAAGGACGCCATGGCCGGCTTCAAGCGCTTCTTCAAGGGCGAGGTGGTCAACGAGGTGTTCACCCAGGTCAACCAGCCCGACTACTCGGTCGAGCTGGCCGCGCTGGCCGACGCCAGGCCCGACGCCGCCTATGTGTTCTTCCCCGGCGGCATGGGCGTGAACTTCGTCAAGCAGTATCGCCAGGCCGGCCTGTTCTACAAGATCCCGCTGCTTTCGGTGGACACCATCGACGGCGCCACCCTGCCGGCCCTGCAGAAGGACGCGCTGGGCGCGGTCACCAACGTGCCGTATTCGCCCGATCTGGACAACGCCGCCAACAAGGCCTTCGCCGCCGCCTTCCGCCAGAAGTACGGCCGCGAGCCGTCCAGCTACGCGGCCCAGTCCTGGGACGCGGCGCAGCTGATCGGCTCGGCGCTCAAGCGCACCGGCGGCAAGGTCGACGACAAGGACGCGCTGCGCAAGGCGCTGGAGGCGGCCGACTTCGCCTCGGTTCGCGGCGAATTCCGCTACCAGCCCAATCACTTCCCGGCGGCCGGCTTCTTCCGCGCCGACGTGGCGGCGGGCGCGGACGGCAAGGTCGGCTTCGTCAACAAGGGGCCGATCTTCGCCGACCTGTCCAAGGTCTCCGACCAGTACGCCGCGCAATGCGCGATGAAGTGA
- a CDS encoding branched-chain amino acid ABC transporter permease: MSATLLLVQALNGLQLGILLFLLAAGLTLVFGIMNFINLAHGSLYMMGAFIAATVFRHSGSFLLAAAAVVAGMALLGLLLDRVALARLYPRQHLDQVLATFGFILFFNELTRIIWGPAPISMGLPSWLSGTIDLLGVTYPLYRFLIIVAGLAVAAGCYALIHRTRLGMLIRAGSTDRMMVGALGVNIARLNTLLFVLGAVLAGVAGLMAGPILSAQTGMGEPILILTLVVIVIGGIGSVRGAFLAALMVGLVDTLGRALLPALLRAALPPAAANAAGPAIASMLIYVVMALVLALRPQGLFPVRHG, encoded by the coding sequence ATGTCCGCGACGCTGCTGCTGGTGCAGGCCCTGAACGGCCTGCAGCTGGGTATCCTGCTTTTCCTGCTGGCCGCCGGCCTGACGCTGGTGTTCGGCATCATGAACTTCATCAACCTGGCGCACGGCTCGCTGTACATGATGGGCGCCTTCATCGCGGCCACCGTGTTCCGCCACAGCGGCTCCTTCCTGCTGGCCGCGGCGGCGGTGGTGGCCGGCATGGCGCTGCTCGGGCTGCTGCTGGACCGAGTCGCGCTGGCGCGGCTCTATCCGCGCCAGCACCTGGACCAGGTGCTGGCCACCTTCGGCTTCATCCTGTTCTTCAACGAGCTGACGCGCATCATCTGGGGCCCGGCGCCCATCAGCATGGGGCTGCCGTCCTGGCTGTCCGGCACCATCGACCTGCTCGGCGTGACCTATCCGCTATACCGCTTCCTCATCATCGTGGCGGGACTGGCGGTGGCGGCCGGCTGCTACGCGCTGATCCACCGCACGCGGCTCGGCATGCTGATCCGCGCCGGCTCAACCGACCGCATGATGGTGGGCGCGCTGGGCGTGAACATCGCGCGGCTGAACACGCTGCTGTTCGTGCTGGGCGCGGTGCTGGCCGGCGTGGCGGGGCTGATGGCGGGCCCGATCCTGTCGGCGCAGACCGGCATGGGCGAGCCGATCCTGATCCTGACGCTGGTGGTGATCGTCATCGGCGGCATCGGCTCGGTGCGCGGCGCCTTCCTGGCGGCGCTGATGGTGGGCCTGGTCGACACGCTGGGCCGCGCGCTGCTGCCGGCCCTGCTGCGCGCGGCGCTGCCGCCGGCGGCGGCCAACGCGGCCGGCCCGGCGATCGCCTCGATGCTGATCTATGTCGTCATGGCGCTGGTGCTGGCGCTGCGGCCGCAGGGCCTGTTCCCCGTGCGGCACGGATAG
- a CDS encoding branched-chain amino acid ABC transporter permease, producing the protein MLRFSPRALAAGSLLLALALVPLYAQWQGEPFLLALFGRVLVYGIAALALNLLLGYGGMVSFGHALYLGLGAYAVGVLSHHGIENGWLHLAAALGACALVGLVSGYVALRTSGIAFIMITLAFAQMFYFLATGLEGYGGDDGMSLFAGSDFSLFRLDTPLALYYAAFGVLLLALAALHRLIHAPFGMALRGCQANERRMRALGYATLRYRLAAYVLSAMLCGVAGVLLANLTLYVSPSYLAWTTSGELIVMVALGGMGTLFGPVAGALAFLLLEEGLKLLTDHWMLPMGLLIVGVVLLSRRGLYGALPETPWRPAAARALPCPTGEPR; encoded by the coding sequence ATGCTTCGATTCTCTCCCCGCGCGCTGGCCGCCGGTTCGCTGCTGCTGGCGCTGGCGCTGGTGCCGCTGTATGCGCAGTGGCAGGGCGAACCCTTCCTGCTGGCGCTGTTCGGCCGGGTGCTGGTGTACGGCATCGCCGCGCTGGCGCTGAACCTGCTGCTCGGTTACGGCGGCATGGTCAGTTTCGGCCATGCGCTGTACCTGGGCCTGGGCGCCTACGCCGTGGGCGTGCTGAGCCACCACGGCATCGAGAACGGCTGGCTGCACCTGGCGGCCGCGCTCGGCGCCTGCGCCCTGGTCGGCCTGGTCAGCGGCTACGTGGCGCTGCGCACCTCCGGCATCGCCTTCATCATGATCACGCTGGCCTTCGCGCAGATGTTCTATTTCCTGGCCACCGGGCTGGAAGGCTACGGCGGCGACGACGGCATGTCGCTGTTCGCCGGCAGCGACTTCAGCCTGTTCCGGCTCGACACGCCGCTGGCGCTGTACTACGCGGCGTTCGGCGTGCTGCTGCTGGCGCTGGCCGCGCTGCACCGGCTGATCCACGCCCCCTTCGGCATGGCGCTGCGCGGCTGCCAGGCCAATGAGCGGCGCATGCGCGCGCTGGGCTACGCCACGCTGCGCTACCGGCTGGCGGCCTATGTGCTGTCGGCGATGCTGTGCGGCGTGGCGGGCGTGCTGCTGGCCAATCTGACGCTGTATGTCTCGCCCTCGTACCTGGCCTGGACCACCTCCGGCGAACTGATCGTGATGGTGGCGCTGGGCGGCATGGGCACGCTGTTCGGCCCTGTCGCCGGCGCCCTGGCCTTCCTGCTGCTGGAGGAAGGGCTCAAGCTGCTGACCGACCACTGGATGCTGCCGATGGGCCTGCTGATCGTGGGCGTGGTGCTGCTGTCGCGGCGCGGCCTGTACGGCGCCTTGCCGGAAACGCCCTGGCGTCCGGCCGCCGCGCGCGCCCTGCCCTGCCCCACCGGAGAACCGCGATGA
- a CDS encoding ABC transporter ATP-binding protein, translating into MSALLSLRGVTAHYGASQALFGIDLEIGAGEFVSLLGRNGMGKSTTVKAIMGLNRASRGEIRFDGRDIGALPAYQVAQCGIGLVPEGRHIFPNLSVRENLVATAHNRQRLTQPWTLERVYALFPRLAERARHLGSHLSGGEQQMLAIGRALLTNPRLLILDEATEGLAPVVREEIWRALDGLKRTGLAVLCIDKNLEPLLAAADRHAIIETGRVAWSGDSQAFIDDEARLLRYLSV; encoded by the coding sequence ATGAGCGCGCTGCTGTCGCTGCGCGGCGTCACCGCGCACTATGGCGCCAGCCAGGCGCTGTTCGGGATCGACCTGGAGATCGGGGCTGGCGAATTCGTCTCGCTGCTGGGCCGCAACGGCATGGGCAAGTCCACCACGGTCAAGGCCATCATGGGCCTGAACCGCGCCAGCCGGGGCGAGATCCGCTTCGACGGGCGCGACATCGGCGCGCTGCCGGCCTACCAGGTGGCGCAGTGCGGCATCGGCCTGGTGCCCGAGGGCCGGCACATTTTCCCCAATCTGTCGGTGCGCGAGAACCTGGTCGCCACCGCGCACAACCGCCAGCGGCTGACGCAGCCCTGGACGCTGGAGCGCGTCTACGCGCTGTTCCCCCGGCTGGCCGAACGCGCCCGCCACCTGGGCAGCCACCTGTCCGGCGGCGAGCAGCAGATGCTGGCCATCGGCCGCGCGCTGCTGACCAATCCGCGCCTGCTGATCCTGGACGAGGCCACCGAGGGCCTGGCGCCGGTGGTGCGCGAGGAAATCTGGCGGGCGCTGGACGGCCTGAAGCGCACGGGGCTGGCGGTGCTGTGCATCGACAAGAACCTCGAACCGCTGCTGGCGGCGGCCGACCGCCACGCCATCATCGAGACGGGCCGGGTGGCCTGGAGCGGCGATTCCCAGGCCTTCATCGACGACGAGGCGCGCCTGCTGCGGTATCTGTCGGTATAG
- a CDS encoding helix-turn-helix transcriptional regulator, translating to MNEDQTVAALGALAHAQRLRVFRALVVAGPDGLTPSVMAGQLDVARNALSFHLKELSHAGLVSVEQQGRNLIYRADFARMSGLLGYLTEHCCEGAVCEVASVPPPGPAKTAKHPLSTARKSQARN from the coding sequence ATGAACGAAGACCAGACCGTCGCCGCCCTCGGCGCCCTCGCCCATGCCCAGCGCCTGCGCGTGTTCCGCGCCCTGGTGGTCGCCGGCCCGGACGGCCTCACGCCCAGCGTCATGGCCGGGCAACTCGACGTCGCCCGCAATGCGCTGTCCTTCCACCTGAAGGAGCTGTCGCATGCCGGACTGGTCAGCGTCGAACAGCAGGGCCGCAACCTGATCTACCGCGCCGACTTCGCGCGCATGAGCGGCCTGCTGGGCTATCTGACCGAGCACTGCTGCGAGGGCGCGGTCTGCGAGGTCGCCAGCGTCCCGCCGCCCGGCCCCGCCAAGACGGCGAAACATCCGCTATCGACGGCGCGCAAGTCGCAAGCAAGAAATTGA
- the arsH gene encoding arsenical resistance protein ArsH, with the protein MSEIPADLPNLDSTLFQRPDPAALFAPARATHPPRFLLLYGSLRERSYSRLAAEEAARLIQALGGETRLYNPSGLPLVDDAGEDHPKVRELHALVQWAEGMVWSSPERHGAMTGLMKTQIDWIPLSVGAVRPTQGKTLAVMQVSGGSQSFNAVNQMRVLGRWMRMLTIPNQSSVAKAYQEFDEDGRMKPSPYYDRIVDVVEELVKFTLLTRDAAPYLVDRYSERKETAAALSRRMRQAAL; encoded by the coding sequence ATGTCTGAGATCCCCGCCGATCTGCCCAACCTCGATTCCACGCTGTTCCAGCGGCCGGATCCGGCCGCGCTGTTCGCCCCCGCGCGGGCCACGCATCCGCCGCGCTTCCTGCTGCTGTACGGCTCCCTGCGCGAGCGCTCGTACAGCCGCCTGGCCGCCGAGGAAGCCGCGCGCCTGATCCAGGCGCTGGGCGGCGAAACCCGCCTGTACAATCCGTCCGGCCTGCCGCTGGTCGATGACGCTGGCGAGGACCACCCCAAGGTGCGCGAGCTGCACGCGCTGGTGCAATGGGCGGAAGGCATGGTCTGGAGCTCGCCGGAACGCCATGGCGCGATGACCGGCCTGATGAAGACGCAGATCGACTGGATTCCGCTCTCGGTGGGCGCCGTGCGCCCGACGCAGGGCAAGACGCTGGCCGTCATGCAGGTGTCGGGAGGCTCGCAGTCCTTCAACGCCGTCAACCAGATGCGGGTGCTGGGGCGCTGGATGCGCATGCTGACGATCCCCAACCAGTCCTCGGTGGCCAAGGCTTACCAGGAGTTCGACGAGGACGGGCGCATGAAGCCCTCGCCGTACTACGACCGGATCGTCGACGTGGTCGAGGAACTGGTCAAGTTCACCCTGCTCACGCGCGACGCGGCCCCCTATCTGGTGGACCGCTACAGCGAGCGCAAGGAAACCGCCGCCGCCCTGTCGCGGCGGATGCGGCAGGCGGCCCTCTGA
- the nrdA gene encoding class 1a ribonucleoside-diphosphate reductase subunit alpha, with product MEKQAAMMVTKRDGRMEPIDLDKIHRVIDWAANGLENVSVSQVEMRSHIQFYDGIRTDAIHETIIKSAADLISEETPNYQYLAARLAIFHLRKIAYGQFEPPHLYDHVRNLTEQGKYDAHLLADYSREEFDELNGYINHWRDMNFAYAAVKQMEGKYLIQNRVTKRIYESPQFLYLLVAMCLFAKYPAQTRLGYVKRFYDAVSRFKISLPTPIMAGVRTPMRQFSSCVLIECDDDLDSVNATTSAIVKYVSQRAGIGINGGRIRALGSEIRGGEALHTGCLPFFKMFQAAVKSCSQGGVRGGAATLFYPLWHLEVESLLVLKNNRGVEENRIRHLDYGVQVNRLLYQRLIKSQDITLFSPHDTPGLYEAFFADQDEFERLYLQYEQNPAIRKRSLPAVELFSLMMQERASTGRIYIQNVDHCNTHSPFDPQVAPVRQSNLCMEIALPTKALSDVNGPDGEIALCTLSAFNLGALETLDELEGLADLAVRALDALLDYQGYPIPAARAATMKRRPLGVGVINYAYYLAKHGTRYSEPAALGLTHRTFEAIQYYLLKASSQLAREFGPCSGFNETTYSAGVLPIDSYKKDVDGICAEPLRLDWEALRADIREHGLRNSTLTALMPSETSSQIANATNGIEPPRGLVSVKQSKDGILRQVVPEFERLKDKYELLWQMSGNESYLKLVGIMQKFVDQSISANTNYDPQRYEGGRVPMKQLLKDLLLAYKYGLKTLYYHNTRDGADDAHGEVQDDGCAGGACKI from the coding sequence ATGGAAAAACAAGCAGCAATGATGGTCACCAAGCGTGATGGGCGTATGGAGCCCATCGATCTGGACAAGATCCACCGCGTCATCGACTGGGCCGCCAACGGCCTGGAGAACGTCTCGGTGTCGCAGGTGGAAATGCGTTCGCATATCCAGTTCTACGACGGCATCCGCACCGACGCCATCCACGAGACCATCATCAAGTCCGCCGCGGACCTGATTTCCGAGGAAACGCCCAACTACCAGTACCTGGCCGCGCGCCTGGCGATCTTCCACCTGCGCAAGATCGCCTACGGCCAGTTCGAGCCGCCGCACCTGTACGACCACGTGCGCAACCTGACCGAACAGGGCAAGTACGACGCGCACCTGCTGGCCGACTACAGCCGCGAGGAATTCGACGAGCTGAACGGCTACATCAACCACTGGCGCGACATGAACTTCGCCTACGCCGCGGTCAAGCAGATGGAGGGCAAGTACCTGATCCAGAACCGCGTCACCAAGCGCATCTACGAAAGCCCGCAGTTCCTGTACCTGCTGGTGGCGATGTGCCTGTTCGCGAAGTACCCCGCGCAGACGCGCCTGGGCTACGTCAAGCGCTTCTACGACGCGGTGTCGCGCTTCAAGATCTCGCTGCCCACGCCCATCATGGCGGGCGTGCGCACGCCGATGCGCCAGTTCAGCTCCTGCGTGCTGATCGAATGCGACGACGATCTGGACAGCGTCAACGCCACCACCAGCGCCATCGTCAAGTACGTGTCGCAGCGCGCCGGCATCGGCATCAACGGCGGCCGCATCCGCGCCCTGGGCAGCGAGATCCGTGGCGGCGAAGCGCTGCACACCGGCTGCCTGCCCTTCTTCAAGATGTTCCAGGCGGCGGTCAAGTCGTGCTCGCAAGGCGGCGTGCGCGGCGGCGCGGCCACCCTGTTCTACCCGCTGTGGCACCTGGAAGTCGAATCGCTGCTGGTGCTCAAGAACAACCGCGGCGTCGAGGAAAACCGCATCCGTCACCTGGACTACGGCGTGCAGGTCAACCGCCTGCTGTACCAGCGCCTGATCAAGTCGCAGGACATCACGCTGTTCTCGCCGCACGACACCCCGGGCCTGTACGAAGCCTTCTTCGCCGACCAGGACGAGTTCGAGCGCCTGTACCTGCAATACGAGCAGAATCCCGCCATCCGCAAGCGCAGCCTGCCGGCCGTGGAACTGTTCTCGCTGATGATGCAGGAGCGCGCCAGCACCGGCCGCATCTACATCCAGAACGTCGACCACTGCAACACGCACAGCCCGTTCGATCCCCAGGTCGCGCCGGTGCGCCAGTCGAACCTGTGCATGGAAATCGCGCTGCCGACCAAGGCGCTGAGCGATGTCAACGGCCCGGACGGCGAAATCGCGCTGTGCACGCTGTCGGCCTTCAACCTGGGCGCGCTGGAAACGCTGGACGAACTGGAAGGCCTGGCCGACCTGGCCGTGCGCGCGCTCGACGCGCTGCTCGACTACCAGGGCTACCCGATCCCGGCGGCGCGCGCCGCCACCATGAAGCGCCGCCCGCTGGGCGTGGGCGTGATCAACTACGCCTACTACCTGGCCAAGCACGGCACGCGCTATTCCGAACCGGCCGCGCTGGGCCTGACGCACCGCACCTTCGAAGCCATCCAGTACTACCTGCTGAAGGCCTCGTCGCAGCTGGCGCGCGAGTTCGGCCCCTGCTCGGGTTTCAACGAAACCACCTACAGCGCCGGCGTGCTGCCGATCGACAGCTACAAGAAGGACGTGGACGGCATCTGCGCCGAACCGCTGCGCCTGGACTGGGAAGCGCTGCGCGCCGACATCCGCGAGCACGGCCTGCGCAACTCCACGCTGACGGCGCTGATGCCCTCGGAAACGTCCAGCCAGATCGCCAACGCCACCAACGGCATCGAACCGCCGCGCGGCCTGGTGTCGGTCAAGCAGTCCAAGGACGGCATCCTGCGCCAGGTGGTGCCGGAATTCGAGCGCCTGAAGGACAAGTACGAACTGCTGTGGCAGATGTCCGGCAATGAGTCCTACCTGAAGCTGGTCGGCATCATGCAGAAGTTCGTCGACCAGTCGATCTCGGCCAACACCAACTACGACCCGCAGCGCTACGAAGGCGGCCGCGTGCCGATGAAGCAGCTGCTCAAGGACCTGCTGCTGGCCTACAAGTACGGCCTGAAGACCCTGTACTACCACAACACCCGCGACGGCGCCGACGATGCGCACGGCGAAGTGCAGGACGACGGCTGCGCCGGCGGCGCCTGCAAGATCTGA
- the nrdB gene encoding class Ia ribonucleoside-diphosphate reductase subunit beta, whose translation MAYSIFSQTSNNPLTEPMFFGQPVNVARYDQQKYAIFEKLIEKQLSFFWRPEEVDISQDRLDYQGLPEHEKHIFISNLKYQTLLDSIQGRSPNVAFLPLVSLPELETWIETWAFSETIHSRSYTHIIRNIVPDPSVIFDDIVSNENIRLRAADIASYYDDLIGPSMLYAQLGVGEHVINGKTHRISEYELKKKTYLCLMSVNILEAIRFYVSFACSFAFAERKLMEGNAKIIRLIARDEALHLTGTQHLLNIMRSGQDDPDFAKIARETEQECFEMFKRAATQEKLWAEYLFRDGSMIGLNKDILSQYVEYITNLRMTAVGLAPAFAQVKHNPIPWINTWLSSDTVQVAPQEVELSSYLVGQIDAQVSPDDLSDIEL comes from the coding sequence ATGGCTTACAGCATTTTTTCCCAGACCAGCAACAACCCGTTGACCGAACCGATGTTCTTCGGCCAGCCGGTCAACGTCGCGCGCTACGACCAGCAGAAATACGCGATCTTCGAGAAGCTGATCGAAAAGCAGCTGTCGTTCTTCTGGCGGCCCGAAGAGGTCGACATCTCGCAGGACCGCCTGGACTACCAGGGTCTGCCCGAGCATGAGAAGCACATCTTCATCAGCAACCTGAAGTACCAGACGCTGCTGGATTCGATCCAGGGCCGCAGCCCCAACGTCGCCTTCCTGCCGCTGGTGTCGCTGCCCGAGCTGGAGACCTGGATCGAGACCTGGGCGTTCTCGGAGACGATCCACTCGCGCTCGTACACGCACATCATCCGCAACATCGTCCCCGATCCCTCGGTGATCTTCGACGACATCGTCAGCAACGAGAACATCCGGCTGCGCGCGGCCGACATCGCCTCGTACTACGACGACCTGATCGGCCCGTCCATGCTGTACGCGCAGCTGGGCGTGGGCGAGCACGTCATCAACGGCAAGACGCATCGCATCTCGGAATACGAGCTGAAGAAGAAGACGTATCTGTGCCTGATGAGCGTGAACATCCTGGAAGCCATCCGCTTCTACGTCAGCTTCGCCTGCTCGTTCGCCTTCGCGGAACGCAAGCTGATGGAAGGCAACGCCAAGATCATCCGCCTGATCGCCCGCGACGAGGCGCTGCACCTGACCGGCACGCAGCACCTGCTGAACATCATGCGCTCGGGCCAGGACGACCCGGACTTCGCCAAGATCGCGCGCGAGACCGAGCAGGAATGCTTCGAGATGTTCAAGCGCGCCGCCACCCAGGAAAAGCTCTGGGCCGAGTACCTGTTCCGCGACGGCTCCATGATCGGCCTGAACAAGGACATCCTGAGCCAGTACGTCGAGTACATCACCAACCTGCGCATGACGGCCGTGGGCCTGGCGCCGGCCTTCGCCCAGGTCAAGCACAACCCGATCCCGTGGATCAACACCTGGCTGTCCTCGGACACCGTGCAGGTCGCGCCGCAGGAAGTGGAACTGAGCTCCTACCTGGTCGGCCAGATCGACGCCCAGGTATCGCCCGACGACCTGAGCGACATCGAGCTGTGA
- the yfaE gene encoding class I ribonucleotide reductase maintenance protein YfaE, translating to MTTVSTSDATFRLQEGETLLEGLERTGHDVEYQCRSGYCGTCRLKLEAGKVSYTTAPLAFVAPGEVLPCCCRPDGPVAVACWLRQADEVLDLDLSC from the coding sequence GTGACGACCGTCTCCACGTCCGACGCCACGTTCCGCCTGCAAGAGGGCGAGACGCTGCTGGAGGGCCTGGAGCGCACCGGGCACGATGTCGAGTACCAGTGCCGCAGCGGCTACTGCGGCACGTGCCGGCTGAAGCTGGAGGCCGGCAAAGTGTCGTACACGACGGCACCGCTGGCCTTCGTCGCGCCGGGCGAGGTGCTGCCCTGCTGCTGCCGGCCCGACGGCCCCGTCGCCGTCGCGTGCTGGCTGCGGCAGGCGGACGAGGTCTTGGATCTCGACCTGTCCTGCTAG
- a CDS encoding phytanoyl-CoA dioxygenase family protein, with translation MASQALTCNGHPVDAQASYFGELQASNDLLRDPIALKRRAEENGYLFIRRLIPPSTVLEARREILLKYATVGEIDNTRHDVMDGVLRGSSYITQINLDAFVTSLRTGACYERVVLHPNLLALYADLMGGPVVPFDFRWPRMMRTGEGCGIHADIPYIGRGTRRVWTSWIPLGDVPLENGPLIILENSHRHAALDGYFATDAAKQRLGWLERDPVALQARLGGRWLSTHFEPGDVLCFSGHMVHGALDNNHPGGRCRLSSDTRYQLRDDQRDERWFGSVANPYGGDYERGKRVFYPGLISCADGNTELKEEWKPVDEDGRLLLN, from the coding sequence ATGGCTAGTCAAGCTCTGACCTGCAACGGGCATCCGGTGGATGCCCAGGCCAGCTACTTTGGCGAACTGCAGGCATCCAACGATCTCTTGCGCGACCCGATCGCGCTGAAACGGCGGGCCGAGGAAAACGGCTACCTGTTCATCCGGCGACTCATACCGCCTTCCACGGTCCTGGAGGCGCGGCGGGAGATCCTGCTGAAATACGCCACCGTCGGCGAAATCGACAACACCCGCCACGACGTCATGGACGGCGTGCTGCGCGGCTCCAGCTACATCACCCAGATCAACTTGGATGCCTTCGTCACCTCGCTGCGCACCGGCGCGTGCTATGAACGCGTGGTACTCCACCCCAACCTGCTGGCGCTGTATGCCGACCTGATGGGCGGCCCCGTCGTGCCTTTCGACTTCCGCTGGCCCCGCATGATGCGAACCGGTGAAGGCTGTGGCATACATGCCGACATCCCATACATCGGCCGCGGCACGCGGCGCGTCTGGACCTCGTGGATTCCGCTGGGCGACGTGCCGCTGGAGAACGGCCCCCTGATCATCCTGGAAAACAGCCATCGCCATGCGGCGCTGGATGGATACTTCGCCACCGACGCGGCGAAGCAACGCCTGGGCTGGCTGGAACGCGACCCCGTCGCGCTCCAGGCGCGGCTGGGCGGACGCTGGCTCTCGACCCATTTCGAGCCAGGCGACGTCCTGTGCTTCAGCGGCCACATGGTGCATGGCGCGCTGGACAACAACCACCCCGGCGGCCGTTGCCGCCTGAGTTCCGACACCCGCTATCAGCTGCGGGACGACCAGCGCGACGAACGCTGGTTCGGCAGCGTCGCCAATCCCTACGGCGGCGACTACGAACGCGGCAAGCGGGTGTTCTACCCCGGACTCATCTCCTGCGCCGATGGCAATACCGAGCTCAAGGAAGAGTGGAAGCCGGTGGATGAAGACGGCCGCCTGCTCTTGAACTGA